One region of bacterium genomic DNA includes:
- the rpsI gene encoding 30S ribosomal protein S9: MKPPFFYATGRRKTSVARVYLSLGTGKITVNNKSLLEYFRREILKMTIMQPLELLDAVSKFDIEAYCSGGGLSGQAGALRLGMARALIEFDPELKPSLRKHGFVTRDPRAVERKKYGRPKARKRFQYSKR, from the coding sequence ATGAAACCACCGTTTTTTTATGCAACTGGACGACGGAAGACTAGCGTAGCGCGGGTCTACCTATCCCTCGGTACCGGTAAGATCACCGTCAACAATAAATCGCTTTTAGAGTATTTCCGACGTGAGATATTAAAAATGACGATTATGCAACCGCTCGAGCTCCTCGATGCCGTCAGTAAATTTGACATCGAAGCGTATTGCTCTGGTGGCGGCTTATCAGGACAAGCCGGAGCTCTCCGATTAGGAATGGCCCGCGCTTTGATTGAATTTGACCCTGAGTTGAAACCGTCGTTGCGGAAACATGGATTTGTGACCCGCGACCCGCGTGCTGTTGAACGTAAGAAATACGGTCGACCCAAAGCGCGGAAGCGGTTCCAGTACTCCAAACGGTAA